A window of Nocardioidaceae bacterium genomic DNA:
TTGCCGTCCCGCACGGTCAGCTCGGGCGCATAGCCGTGGCCGGTCAGGAAGAACTTCGTGCCGCCGATGTCCAGCGGCCGGTTGGGGCGGACGGCGTAGGTGCCCTCACCCGCCTCGGCTCTGCGGTAGGACACGGTGGCGTCGAAACCACGGGGTTCCCCGAACCGGGGGCCGTCGGTCTCGTACTCGGCGGCGAAGTCCTCGAGAGTGAACTCCAGCGGCTCGAGGGCGGTGAGGTCGGCCCACGGTGCTGGGGTGAGCGCGTCGTACGACGACGCGACGTTGGCGAAGGTGGACCTCTCGACCACCGCGACGCGCCCCTCGTAGCCGAAGAGACGGCCGCCGGCGACGCCGACCAGGAGCACGAGCAGGGACAGGTGGAAGGCCAGATTGCCCAGCTCGCGTACCTGCCCCTTCTCGGCTCGGACCTCGTCGCCGTGGCGCACCACCCGGAACCGTCGGCGACGCAGGTGGCGGACCGCCGCCTCGAGGGCGTCCTCGACCTCGTCCACCTTTCCGCGGGCGTATCCGTCCTCCTTGCTCAGGCGGCGCGACGCAGCCGGCGGGGCCGAGCGGACCTCGCGCCACAGTCGAGCGCACCGGGGGACGACGCAGCCGGTCATGGAGATCAGGAGCAGCACGTAGATGGCGGCGAACCACGGTGCGCTGTAGACGTCGAAGAGCGAGAGTCGATCTAGCCACGGCGCCAGGTCGGGGTGCTCGCGGTAGTAGTTGGGGACCGCCGAGGGATCGCTGGCCACTCCGCGCTGCGGCAGAAGCGACCCAGGGACCGAGGCCGAGGCGAGCAGGATCAGCAGCACGACGGCCGTGCGCATGGCGGTCAACCGGCGCCAGGTCCAGCGGGCCCAGGCGACCAGTTCGGACGGCCGCTCCGACGGGGCACCCAGGTCGGAGTTGGGCAGGGGACGCTCCGCGACGCCCTGGGCGCCCGATGCACGCGGTTCCTGCGACTCCACCCCGACATACTATCCGGCATAGTAGGTGCAGGGTCAGGAGGTGGAATGGTCACGCGAGGCGAGGCGATGGTCGCAGCTGTGGTCGGTGGGCTCACCCTCGCGGCTGCCTTCCCACCGTGGTCGGTCCCCCTGGTGGCGCCGCTGGGGGTGGGCGCCTTCTTCCTCACGGTGAGCGGGCGTGGTGCTCGCAGTGGCGCGGTGACCGGGTTCGGCTTCGGCCTGGCGTTTGTCGGTCCGGCCTTGTAGTGGTTGAGTGCGTCGATCGCGCCCGGGGCGTGGGCTGCGCTCGTGCTGCTGCAGGCGGCCTGGCTCGCCGCATTGGGGGCGGGGACGGCACTAGTGCGGCCCTTGTCGTTCTGGCCGGTCTGGGCGGCCGCGCTCTGGACCCTGGTCGAGGGCGTCCGGTCGGCCGTCCCCTGGGGTGGCCTGCCGTTGGGGGCGGCTGGGCTACACCGCCGTGGACACCCCCTGGGCCGTCTCGCTCGCCCTGGTGGGCGTGGCTGGGACCAGCGCCGTGGTGGCTCTGGCCGGCGCCGCCGTGGCGGGAACTGTCGAGGCCGTCCGTGCCCGACGTCCCGTCGTGGTCGTGACTCGGCCGGTGCTCGTCGGGTGCGTCGCCGGCGGGGTGCTGCTGCTGGTGTCGGTGGCGTGGCTTCCGGAGGAGCGCGCCGAGGCTGCCTCATCTCGGCCGAGGTCGGTCAGCATTGCCGTGGTCCAGGCAGAGGTGCCCGGCGACGGCACGGACGTCGCCGCGCATCACCGGGAGATCACCAGCACCATGCTCCTCGAGACCCGGCGGCTGGCTCGCACGTGGGGCGCAGCCGGTCCGGCTCCGGACCTGGTCGTGTGGCCGGAGAACGCCACGGCCGTGGACCCCGCCACCGACGGCACCGCGAGGGACGCGCTTCTGACCGCGGTGCAGGTCTCTGGCGCCCCAGTGCTGGCCGGTTCGATCGTCGACGGCCCGACGACCTCGACGGCGCTGAAGCAGGCCATTGTGTGGACCAGCTAGGGCCCCGCGGGTCGCTACACCAAGCAGCACCTCGTGCCGTTCGGGGAGTACGTTCCGCTGCGCCCGCTCGCGACGCGGATCTCCGCCCGCGTGGCCGAGATCGAGCGGGACATGGTGCCCGGCACCGCGCCCTCGCCGCTCGTGGTCGATGACCTGGCGCTGGCCGAAGCGCTGTGCTTCGACGTCGCCTACGACGAGGTCCTGCGCGAGCAGGTGGCCCAGGGCGCTCAGCTTGCCGTCGTCCAGACCAGCAACGCCATGTTCCTGGGAACCGCGCAGCCAGAGCAGCAGTGGATGCTCACCCGGGCCCGCGCGATCGAGCTGGGCCGGTCGGTCGTCGTGTCGTCGATGAACGGGATCTCCGGGGCGATCGCGCCCGACGGCCGTGTGATCGTTCGCCTTCCCACGGCGCGGTCGGGGGGCGCGGTCGCCTCCGTACCCGTCGAGAGTGGTACCACGCTCGCTGTCCGGCTGGGTGCGTGGCCGGCGCGCACTGTCTACGCCCTCGGCATTGCGAGCCTGCTCGCGGCCGGCTGGCGCGCTCGTCGCAAGGGGGCTACCGACGCGTGACCAACCAGCGCGGCACCCGCGAGGCGTAGGCCTCGAAGTCGGCGCCGAACCGCGCTCGAAGCGCGGCCTCCTCGTCCGGGACCTGGACCCGGTCCATCCAGGCCACGAACCCGACCAGCGGAACGATGGTGCGCGCTCGACCCGACCACAGCGCGTGCGCGAGCAGTACGCCGGCCATCCCGACGTACATCGGGTTGCGGGTGCGACCGTTCAGCCCGTCGGTGACCAGTGCGGAGGGTGCGGCGCCGGGGCGCGGGTCTACGGTCGTGCGCCGCGCACGGAACCGCAGCACCGGTGCGACGAGGACGCCCGCAGACGCGACAGTGGTGGCAGCCGCCACTGTGCGCCGCGCACTGCGCCCCCTGCGGGAGGCCGGTCGTCCGAGGAGGCGTTGCGCCAGCGCCGCTGCCAGGCACAATCCCAGCGGTGGCACGCCAGCGCCGGCGTCAGGCCGGCTCATCGCCGCGCTCCACTGGTCGCCGCGGGTTGCGGGGCTCCGGGTGTTGTTGGCATCGCCGGGCGGGCCGTCGCGGCGTCGCGGCGTACCCGGGCCGCGCGCAGGCCGTTGAGGATGACGAGGACCTCGGCGAGCTCGTGGACCAGGACGACCTCGGCGAGCCCGAGGGTTCCCACCAGCGCCAGCGGGACCAGGACGACGATGATCGCGAGGGCGAGGCCGATGTTGCCGGTCATGATCCGGCGCCCGCGGCGGGCGTGGTCCAGGGCGAGCGGGATCTGTCGCAGGTCATGGCCGGTGAACGCCACGTCGGCGGACTCAACCGCCGCGGCCGATCCGGTGACGCCCATCGCGATGCCGACGGTGGCGGCAGCCAGGGCCGGGGCGTCGTTGATGCCGTCGCCGATCATGGCAGTCGGGACTCCCTCCGCGCGTGCCGCCACCTCGTTCGCCTTGTCCGCAGGAAGCTGCTCCGCGCGTACGTCGGTGATACCGGCCTCGCGGGCCAGCGCCTCCGTGGTCCGCTGGTTGTCGCCGGTGACCATGAGAACGTCGATGCCGCGCTCCCGCAGCATGGAGACCGCCTCGGCGGCCTCGGGGCGCAGCTCGTCGCGGATGCCGATCACGCCGGCGATCTGGTCGTCGACCTCGACGACCACGATGCTCATCCCCTGCGCTGCCATGTCCTCGGCGTTCTGCTGGAGGCCCGTCGGGGCAACCCAGCGCGGGCTGCCCACCCGTACGACCCGGCCCTCGACGGTGCCGACGACCCCGTGCCCCGCGCGCTCCTCGACGCCGGTCGCCGGCGCGGCCGCGCTGCTGGCAACACGGACCGCCTCGGCGAGCGGGTGGGTGCTGGTCGCCTCGAGCGCCGCGGCGTAGCCGAGCACCCGGTCGCGCGAGAAGCCCTTTGCCGTGGCCACGGCGACGACCTCGGGCTGGTTTCGGGTCAGGGTACCCGTCTTGTCCAGCGCCACCGTCGTGACGGTTCCCAGCTGCTCGAAGGCCTGTCCGGACTTGATGACCACACCGAGCCTGCTCGCCGAACCGATCGCCGAGATCACGGTGACCGGCACCGCGATGGCCATGGCGCACGGCGACGCCGCCACCAGCACGACCAGCGCCCGCTCCAACCACATGCCTGGGGCATCGGTCAGCAGACCGAGGAGCGCGACGCTCGCCGACAGGAGTAGCACGCCGGGGACCAGCGGCCGGGCGATGCGGTCGGCCAGGCGCGCTCGGTCGCCCTTCCGGGCGTGGGCCTGCTCGACAAGCCGCACGATCTGCGTCAGCGAGTTGTCCGTACCGGCGGCGGTGGCGCGGATCCGGAGCGTGCCGGAGCCGTTGACGGATCCGGCGGACACCTCATCCCGAGGCCCGACCGCGACCGGGATCGACTCGCCGGTGATGGCGGAGGTGTCGAGGCTCGAGGCGCCCTCCTCAACGACACCGTCCGTGGACACGCGCTCGCCCGCACCGACGACCAGGATGTCGCCGATCTCGAGGTCGACGGCCTTCACAAACTCCTCGTGGCCGCGGCGCTCGATCTTCGCGGTGTCCGGGATCAGCGCGAGCAGTGCGCGGAGGCCGTGCTGCGCCTTGTCCATGGCACGTTCCTCGAGCGCCTCTGCGATCGAAAACAGGAAGGCCAGGGCCGCGGCCTCGCCGAAGCGCCCCAGCGCCACGGCACCGACAGCGGCGATCGTCATCAGCAGGCCGACACCGAGGCGGCGATTCCGCAGCCGTCGGAGAGCGCCCGGCACGAACGTCCACGCCCCGGCCGCGAGGGACCCGATCTCGAGAGACAGTTGCACCCGCTCGGCGTCGAGGCGGCCGACCATCAGGCTGGCTACGAGCAGCACGCCGGACAGGACGGGAAGCAGGAGCGTCCGGTCACGCCACCACGGCGTGAGCTCCTCGTAGGTCAGCGGCTCCTCGGGTGAGACCGCCCGCGGCCCGCAGCAGTCGTCGTCCGGCGTGTGCCCCGACGCGACGTCGGAGCGCCCCGCTTTGGTCGACGGGGTCTCAAGAAGCGAGAGGGTCGGACGCCCGTCGGACGAGCGAGCTGGCTCGTCGGGTCCGCAGCACTCGCGGCTCATGCCTCTGCCTCCAGGCTGCAGCAGCCTAGCGGGCAGGTCTCGCCCAAGCACCCGGAACCGTCGTCGACCGCGACCACCACATCGAGCAGCAGCGAGATGGCCTCACCCAGATGGGGATCCGCGATGCGGTAGTTCGTGCGCCTGCCCTGTGGCTCCGCGAGCAGGAGGCCGCATCCCAGCAGGCACGCCAGATGGTTGGAGACGTTGGTCCTCGTCAGGCTCAGCTGCTCCGCCAGGAGGGCTGGGTAAGCCGGCTCCTCCACGAGCTTCATCAAGATCCGGGCACGTGTCGGGTCGGCCATGGCTCGCCCTAGACGAGTCATCACCTCGACCCTCGAAGCTATGGTCAGCACACGCTGACCATAGATGCGGGCAGGATCGGTCAGCAACCGCTGACCCGTCCGGGGAGCGGAGGCTCCCGTCAGCGGAGCCGTCTTCAGCGCCTGCTGGCCACCTCGGCGCTACTGCGTGACGAACTCGGTGAAGTAGATGTCCATCAGCTCCCCCTCGTACAGCTCCAGGATCCGCTCCTTCAGCTCCGACTTGAGGGCGTCTCGAGACTTGGTGTTGGCGACCTCATCGACGGGCAGCCCCGAGAAGACCTCGATGGTCGCGTCGAGGGCAGGGCTGCCGTCGACCTCCTCCTCGACGTCCAAGGTGGCCTGCAGAGCGATCGCCACTCGCAGGTAATGACCATCCGCCAGGTTGACCTGGATCGGCTCCAAGGCCACCACTTCGCCCGGCTCGGGGGCCACCTCGGGAGTCGGCCTGAGCAGGAGCCAGTACGCCGCTCCCCCGACGACGGCGACAAGCAGCATCGCGACGATCAGCTTCTTGCGCAGAAGTCCCTTTCGCCCCTCAGTTGCGGCCTCTTGTGCGTCGACCATTTCTCTCCCACTTCCGGCTGATGACTCACTCGGTGATGCGTCTCCCCCGACCTCGGAATCGGCCACCAGTCGCCAGACCTGAGGCATCTACTACCTCGCATAGTTGACGTCTCCATCTGTCAGTGCTTCACTCGGTGACTTCTCGGGCGTCGACGGCCTTGAGCCTCGGCGGCTACCCCCGTCAGCAACAGCGAAGGATCAGCGCGGTGGCCACTAGCCACAAGCGGGACACCGGTGCCGGTCGTGAGCAATAGTCAAGACCTGTGGACGGCGTGTTCACGCGACTTGTTGATCACCTCCTGATTCGGCGGCCGGGTCGTCGTCTCGTTCGACCAGGACCCCGTTCTTGAACGTCGCGCCGGCACGGACAAGCGCGACGAGGTGAGGTGCGTTGACGGCACGCCACCGGGCTTGTGCGGACTCGATGAGTTTGAACGCCATCGCGATACCCGCGGCGCGCGAGCCGGGGCCCTTGGTGACGCGCTGACGCAGCCGCACGGTCGCGAACGTCGACTCGATCGGGTTCGTGGTCCGCAGATGAACCCAGTGCTCGGCCGGGTAGTCGTAGAACTCCAGCAGCACGTCGAGGTCGTCGGTGATCTTCGCGACCGCCTTGGGCCACTTGACCCCGTAGTCGGCGGCGAACGCCTTCACCGCGGCGGTGGCGTGATCCTTGTCCTCGGCGTTCCAGATCTCCGTGAGAGCAGCCTTCGCGCCGGGCTGGGCGGATTTCGGGAGCGCGTTGAGGACGTTGGCGATCTTGTGGAACCAGCACCGCTGCTCGCGGGTCTCGGGGAACACGGTGCGCACGGCGGCCCAGAACCCCAGCGCTCCGTCACCGATCGCCAGGACCGGTGCCCGCATCCCGCGGCGCTTGCAGTCGCGGAGCAGGTCGGCCCACGACTCGGTCGACTCCCGGTGTCCGTCATCGAGCGCGATCAGCTCCTTCGAACCGTCGGCACGGACACCGATCATCACCAGCAGGCACACCTTGTCCTGCTCGAGGCGGACCTTGAGGTGGACCCCGTCGACCCACACGTAGACGTAGTCGGTGCCGCCCATCGACCGTCGGTTGAACGCGACCGCCTCGTCCTGCCAGTCCTTCGTCAGCCGCGTGATCGTGGCCGGCGAAAGTCCCTGCGCCGAGCCGAGGAACTGAGTCAGCGCCGGGGCGAAGTCGCCCGAGGAGAGTCCGTGCAGGTAGAGCAGCGGCAACACCTCGGCGACCCGCGGCGACTTCCTGGCCCACGCCGGCAGGATCGCCGAGGCGAACCGCTTGCGCTCGCCGGTGGTCTCGTCGGTGCGCTTGTCGTTGACCCTCGGCGCGCGGACCGTGATCGCACCCGCTGCCGTGGTCACCTGTCGTTCGTTGTGGTGGCCGTTACGGACCACCAGACACCGGCCGTGCTCGTCGACCTCGTCGGCGAACGCCTCGACATAGGCAGCGACCTCGGCCCGCAGTGCCGCGGCGAGCATCTGCCGGGCGCCGTCGCGGACGATCTCATCAAGCAGCGACCCACCGGCCGCCTCATTGGACGCCGCGGCGTCGTGAACTACCTTGAGCATTGGGTGCACCTTCCCGAGCCGGCGCGCCAACGCCGACCCTGATCCGAACTTGAGCATCGGCTCCGATCTTGCTCGGGAGGTGCGCCCGCTTCACGTCACCCCGCCGAGAGCCATCCACAGGTTCTGATCATTGCTCCCGAGCGGGGTCAGCCCCAACATCGCGGCCGTGCACCAGGCCGTGTGTGCCAACTTTCCCGAGATCACGACGTACGGCACCTTTCGCGGCGATGGCGAGCACGCCCAAGGTATTGCCGTCGACATCATCGTCAGCGGGTCCCGGGGACAGGAAGTCGCCGACTTCGTGCGGGCCAACTTCTCCAACCTCGGCGTCAACTATGTGATCCACGCGCAGCGGATCTGGTCAGTGGATCGGGCTTCAGAGGGCTGGCGATTCATGGAGGACCGCGGCTCTGTCACGGCCAACCACTACGACCATGTTCACGTAACCACCTACTGATCCCCTGCCGACTCGAGCCTGCCCGCGAGTGCTGTGGCGCGGTCGCGCATCTGCGCTGGATCGCACCACGGCCTCTGCCACGACATCCCCGGGTTTCGTGCGCGCAGGTGCAGTGCGGGGACCGTGCCGGGGAGCCACCCTTGGCGGCGGGGTTGGCGACAGGGCGCGCGTCGGGCATCGGAAGGTCCTCCAGCTCGGTGAGGTGCGACCGGACCGACGAATTGCCGTCGTCCCCCAGCTTCGCGTCATGGCGCTGACACCTTCCAGGTGCTCCGCCGCGACCAACACCATGCCGCCCAGCGTTCGGATCGCACCTTCGAAATGGTTGGACCTGACCTCGACACCTTCCGCCCTTTGCGGACGGTGTGCGGCCCACGCGCGGCCCCAGCGGCGCGAGTTGCAGTCTTTGCGCAGGTCAGACCGGGTCCATTGTCAGAACTACGACATCTGAGCGAGCGCCCGAGCGAGCTTGCTCGTTCGTGGCGCGAGCGATGATGTCGTCGTAGGAGCGAAGCTCCGAGCACGACATCTGAGCCCTGATCCACCGATGTCGAGTGGTGGCGTGAGCGTGGCGTAGAACGAGAATGCCCTCCTGAGCAGGGAGGATCTGGATTGCGACGTCCGATCCGAACCACTCAAGAGGGGCACCTCGTAAGTGAAACCTTCTCACACGATCCGGCCTGTGTTCGATGACCCGAACCTGGTGTCGGCAGCCGGTCTGGTCCCGGCGCTGCGGCTGGCCGAGTCGGCCGGGCTCTACGACCTTCTCGACGACCTGACGGTGGCCTCGCCGAACGCTGCTGCGAAGACCGCGTCGGTGGTCGGCGGGATGCTCGCCGGTGCGGATTCCATCGATGACCTCGACCTGTTGCGCCACGGTGGGATGGGCCGACTGTTCGCCGGGGTCCGGGCACCGTCGACGCTGGGCACGTTCCTGCGCTCGTTCACCCACGGGCACGTGCAGCAGCTCGACAAGATCAACGCCGGGCTGCTGGCCGGACTCGCGACCCGGGTGCCCGGCCTGCTCGCCGGTTCGGACGCGGACGGGATTGCGTTCGTTGATGTCGACGACACCGTCCGCGAGGTCCACGGCTACGCCAAGCAGGGAGCGGCGTTCGGGTACACCGGCCAGCGCGGTCTCAACGTCCAGCTGGCGGCGATCTCGACTCCGACCGCAGCACCAGTCATCGCCCGCGCCCGGCTCCGCAAGGGCAACACCGCTTCCGCGAGGGGCGCCGGCAGGTTGTTGGCCCAGGTGATCACGACCGCCCGCGCCGCTGGCGTGACCGGTCGGATCCTGGCGCGTGCGGACTCCGCCTACTACGGGCACGCGTTCGTCGGCACCGCCCTGCGGCACAAGACGTGGTTCTCGGTGACCGCGCGGATGACGCCGAGCGTGACCGCGGCGATCACCAGCATCGACGCAGGTGCCTGGAAGCCGATCGAGTACCCCAACGCGGTCTACGACGAGGACGAGCAACGCTGGGTCAGCGACGCCGAGGTCGCCGAAGTTCCCTTCGTGGCGTTCACCGGCCGCCGCAAGCGCGAGCACGTCCGGTGTCGTCTGGTCGTGCGCCGGGTCAAGCGACTCCAGCCCCTGGCATCGGACGGGACCGAGCAGGGCGAGCTGTTCGCGACCTACCGCCACCACGCCTTCATCACCAACAGCACACTTTCGACCGTCGAGGCTGATCAACGTCATCGTGACCACGCGCTGGTCGAGCAGGTCATCGCCGAGCTCAAGGATGGTCCGCTCGCGCACCTGCCGTCGGGGAAGTACGCGGCCAACGCCGCCTGGGTCTCCCATGCCGTGATCGCGTTCAACATCGCCCGCGCTACCGCGGTCGCTGCCTCGATGCGCACCGCCCGCTGGGCAACCCTGCGCACCCGGATCATCAACATCCCCGGCCGGATCGCGACCACCGGCCGGCGCCTCGTCCTGCACCTTCCCACCCACTGGCCGTGGGCATCGCGCTGGAAACTGTTGTGGTCGACCGCGTCCGGGCCACCAGCCCTTGTCACGACCTGACCACCCAGCCAGAGACGGCGCGACCGAGGACCTCGAAGTGGAAAAGCCGGCACCGACCGGCAGATCAGCCACGCCCCGAGACCAAGCGACGCGAAGGCTCCACCGGAATCACCGACCACAAATCAACGGTGGTGGATCCGGGCTGAGCGAGCGTCGTAGTCGTTGAACGGCCCCTGACCTGCGGAGACGCGGGATCGGGGGCCGCTCTCGTCGTGTAGCGAGGCTCAGCCTCGCGGCCGGCCGTAGCGCAGCCAGTCGGGCAGGGCCGAGGTGAAGGCAGCCCGCACATCCGCCCTGCTGGTCGCGGTCCAGTCGACGACCCCACCGACCTCGGGCTCGACCTTTCGCCACTCGAACCAGTTGACCATGCGGAGCCACGGGAGCTCTGCGGCGTTGCCGGGCGCCAGCACCTGCTCCCACCAGCTCTGCTTGATCTCCAGCTCGTCGGCGCCGTCTCCGCCCGGGACGTACAGGGCTGCGGTCTCGGTGATGGCGACGGGAAGCCGCTTGGCGGATCCGTAGGTGCGATAGAAGTCCGGGACCGCCAGCTCGTCGCCGGCCGTGCCGTCATAGGTGCCTCGCAGCATGTCGACGAACTTGCCCTGCTCCGACACCTCGTTCTCGCCCCACGGGTAGGTCGCGCCCCAGTGGTAGAGGGACATGCCGACCCAGTCGACGTACCGGCGTCCCGGCCAGTAGGGCGCGTACGGGTCGTCCTCCTCGGTGACCGAGCCATCGCCGTCGGTGTCGAGAGCCATCGCGTCGCCGGATCCGGGATCGGCCTGATGGGCGCCGCCCGCGAAGGGGTAGCCGCCGCCGTAGTTGGGAGCCCACATGACCGCTGTCCCGGCCGCGTGCGTGTGGATGGCCGCTGCGACCCGACGGAAGGCCGCGACGTACGTCTCCGGCTGCTGTCCCCACGGGTACCAGGACCCGTTCATCTCGTGCGCGAAACGGACCACGACCGGGACACCGCTGCGGTTGTAGCCCGCCAGTTGGCGGGCCAGGGAACGTGCCCGGGCCACGGTGACCGCTGCCAAGCCGTCGTGCGGCTCCAGGGTGAGGAGGATGCGGCTCCCTTCCTCGCGTGCCTGGTCGACGGCCTGATCGGTCCACACGCGCTCCTGGGCTGTCATCGGGAAGCCCGCGAAGGCGACGGCGATGGCCGGTCGGTGACCGAGCCGTCGCGAGTAGCGAGCCAGGGAGTCCTCGCCCCAGTCGATCGAGGCCCCGAACCACGCGGTGCCGCGCGCCGGCACCGACACGTCGTCGACCGGCGCCGCGTCCAGGTGCTTCGTCGGACGCTGCGACGGCTCGAATCCCGGCAGTGACGAGCAGGCCGTGAGGACGGCTGCGAGCGCGGCGGCCGACAGGGCGCGCCACGTCCCGGATGCCATGGGATGAGGATAAATCGGGCGCAGCGACGGCGTGGCGGAACGGGCGTTCCCCCTGGAGAGATCCGGCGAAGCCTCCGGTGACGAGCACGGACATCCGTACGGCCGGGTGGTCACCCCGGCGTACGCGACCGCTCGTGCTCACCCGACGGCGCAGTGCGCCGCCGCCGGGCAGCGTCGCGAGGATCCAGCGAACCATGGCGTCGCGACGCCGTGTGTTGCTGGGCACCACCGAGCGCGGGTTGACCAGGTCGTGGTAGCCGAAGGCAGCTCACCCCAGCGCGCCCACGGCGTCGGCCAGGCCGGCGCCGGTGCGACTGGGCGACGCCGCCGCCAGACCGGCGGCGCAGAGCGCGTGCACCGCGTCGGTTCAGACGCCGATGGCCAGCACCTCGGGGGTGGGGCGGGCGCCCGAGAGCACCGCCTGGGTGAGGTGACGCGCACTGAGGGCGCGGCCCACCACGATCATGGTGCGGTCGCCACCGGTCTCGACCGCGCTTCGCACCGGCTCAGGTCTGGTCAGCATCGCCACACCCCATGCGAGCCGCAACAGCTCGAGGCGGCGCCACTGCACGTCGCCGGCGGCGGGTCTCAACGCATCTCTCACACGCCCATCATGCGGCGACGCCGACGGGGAGGTCCCGTTTGACACCACGGCCACAGCGTTGGACGGTGACCCATGCCACAGATCACGCCTGTCGTCACCGACCACTCCTTCACCGAGGGCCCCCGCTGGCACCAGGGTCGGCTGTGGTTCTCCGATTTCTACCTCGGTCGGGTCTCCTCGGTGCGCGCCGACGGCTCCGACTTCCGCGTCGAGGCGCTCGTGGACAACCAACCCTCGGGCCTCGGCTGGCTGCCCGACGGCCGCCTGCTGATCGTCTCGATGCGGGACCAGCTGGTGCTGCGCCGCGAGGACGACGGCACCCTCGTCGAGCACGCCGACCTCAGCGGGCACGTACGCGGTCACGCCAACGACATGGTCGTCGACGCCGAGGGGCGTGCGTACGTCGGCTGCTTCGGCTTCGACCTGATGGGCGGCGCACCCATCGAGCTCGCGCCGCTCGTACGCGTCGACCCCGACGGCTCGGTCTCGGTGGTCGCCGAGGGCCTCTGGTTCCCCAACGGCATGGCCCTCACCGACGACGGCAGCACGCTTCTCGTCAACGAGACGGTCGGCAACCGCGTCTCCGCCTTCGACGTCGCCGCGGACGGGTCGCTCGGCAACCACCGTGTCTGGGCCGAGTTCGCACCGACGCCCACCGAGCGGGAGTTCGAGAAGGCCCTCGCCCAGGTGGTGCTCGCGCCCGACGGCGGCGCCCTGGACGCCGCCGGCGGCTGGTGGGTCGCCGACGCCGTCAACGGCCGCCTCGTCCGGGTCGTCGACGGGCAGGTCCAGGCCGAGATCCAGCCCGGCACCGGCGTCTTCGCCTGCACGCTCGGCGGCGACGACGGGCGTAC
This region includes:
- a CDS encoding cytochrome c biogenesis protein ResB, whose product is MRTAVVLLILLASASVPGSLLPQRGVASDPSAVPNYYREHPDLAPWLDRLSLFDVYSAPWFAAIYVLLLISMTGCVVPRCARLWREVRSAPPAASRRLSKEDGYARGKVDEVEDALEAAVRHLRRRRFRVVRHGDEVRAEKGQVRELGNLAFHLSLLVLLVGVAGGRLFGYEGRVAVVERSTFANVASSYDALTPAPWADLTALEPLEFTLEDFAAEYETDGPRFGEPRGFDATVSYRRAEAGEGTYAVRPNRPLDIGGTKFFLTGHGYAPELTVRDGNGDVAASGPTIFLPVDQTFTSDGVVKVPDARPTSLALQGLFLPTGVEGPEGMGVSAFPGLVNPIVQLSAYTADLGLDDGSPQSVFTLDFTDLDRVERDGKPWRVSLAPGQTVRLPDGLGSVTFDGVSQFANFQVARDAGKEISLVAAILLLGGLTTSLAVRRRRVWVRRGDDGLLELAGRSLSRRPLPPDELAVLATAVGLSGAPDRRREEER
- a CDS encoding isoprenylcysteine carboxylmethyltransferase family protein produces the protein MLRFRARRTTVDPRPGAAPSALVTDGLNGRTRNPMYVGMAGVLLAHALWSGRARTIVPLVGFVAWMDRVQVPDEEAALRARFGADFEAYASRVPRWLVTRR
- the cadA gene encoding cadmium-translocating P-type ATPase, producing the protein MSRECCGPDEPARSSDGRPTLSLLETPSTKAGRSDVASGHTPDDDCCGPRAVSPEEPLTYEELTPWWRDRTLLLPVLSGVLLVASLMVGRLDAERVQLSLEIGSLAAGAWTFVPGALRRLRNRRLGVGLLMTIAAVGAVALGRFGEAAALAFLFSIAEALEERAMDKAQHGLRALLALIPDTAKIERRGHEEFVKAVDLEIGDILVVGAGERVSTDGVVEEGASSLDTSAITGESIPVAVGPRDEVSAGSVNGSGTLRIRATAAGTDNSLTQIVRLVEQAHARKGDRARLADRIARPLVPGVLLLSASVALLGLLTDAPGMWLERALVVLVAASPCAMAIAVPVTVISAIGSASRLGVVIKSGQAFEQLGTVTTVALDKTGTLTRNQPEVVAVATAKGFSRDRVLGYAAALEATSTHPLAEAVRVASSAAAPATGVEERAGHGVVGTVEGRVVRVGSPRWVAPTGLQQNAEDMAAQGMSIVVVEVDDQIAGVIGIRDELRPEAAEAVSMLRERGIDVLMVTGDNQRTTEALAREAGITDVRAEQLPADKANEVAARAEGVPTAMIGDGINDAPALAAATVGIAMGVTGSAAAVESADVAFTGHDLRQIPLALDHARRGRRIMTGNIGLALAIIVVLVPLALVGTLGLAEVVLVHELAEVLVILNGLRAARVRRDAATARPAMPTTPGAPQPAATSGARR
- a CDS encoding metalloregulator ArsR/SmtB family transcription factor encodes the protein MLTIASRVEVMTRLGRAMADPTRARILMKLVEEPAYPALLAEQLSLTRTNVSNHLACLLGCGLLLAEPQGRRTNYRIADPHLGEAISLLLDVVVAVDDGSGCLGETCPLGCCSLEAEA
- a CDS encoding flagellar basal body-associated FliL family protein is translated as MVDAQEAATEGRKGLLRKKLIVAMLLVAVVGGAAYWLLLRPTPEVAPEPGEVVALEPIQVNLADGHYLRVAIALQATLDVEEEVDGSPALDATIEVFSGLPVDEVANTKSRDALKSELKERILELYEGELMDIYFTEFVTQ
- a CDS encoding IS256 family transposase, with the protein product MLKVVHDAAASNEAAGGSLLDEIVRDGARQMLAAALRAEVAAYVEAFADEVDEHGRCLVVRNGHHNERQVTTAAGAITVRAPRVNDKRTDETTGERKRFASAILPAWARKSPRVAEVLPLLYLHGLSSGDFAPALTQFLGSAQGLSPATITRLTKDWQDEAVAFNRRSMGGTDYVYVWVDGVHLKVRLEQDKVCLLVMIGVRADGSKELIALDDGHRESTESWADLLRDCKRRGMRAPVLAIGDGALGFWAAVRTVFPETREQRCWFHKIANVLNALPKSAQPGAKAALTEIWNAEDKDHATAAVKAFAADYGVKWPKAVAKITDDLDVLLEFYDYPAEHWVHLRTTNPIESTFATVRLRQRVTKGPGSRAAGIAMAFKLIESAQARWRAVNAPHLVALVRAGATFKNGVLVERDDDPAAESGGDQQVA
- a CDS encoding IS1380 family transposase; protein product: MKPSHTIRPVFDDPNLVSAAGLVPALRLAESAGLYDLLDDLTVASPNAAAKTASVVGGMLAGADSIDDLDLLRHGGMGRLFAGVRAPSTLGTFLRSFTHGHVQQLDKINAGLLAGLATRVPGLLAGSDADGIAFVDVDDTVREVHGYAKQGAAFGYTGQRGLNVQLAAISTPTAAPVIARARLRKGNTASARGAGRLLAQVITTARAAGVTGRILARADSAYYGHAFVGTALRHKTWFSVTARMTPSVTAAITSIDAGAWKPIEYPNAVYDEDEQRWVSDAEVAEVPFVAFTGRRKREHVRCRLVVRRVKRLQPLASDGTEQGELFATYRHHAFITNSTLSTVEADQRHRDHALVEQVIAELKDGPLAHLPSGKYAANAAWVSHAVIAFNIARATAVAASMRTARWATLRTRIINIPGRIATTGRRLVLHLPTHWPWASRWKLLWSTASGPPALVTT